One genomic segment of Nothobranchius furzeri strain GRZ-AD chromosome 10, NfurGRZ-RIMD1, whole genome shotgun sequence includes these proteins:
- the slc13a2 gene encoding solute carrier family 13 member 2 has product MWSFIKWLWYHRNYLIIVITPLAFLPLPLVFPTSEARCGYVIILMALFWCTECMPLAVTALLPVVLFPMMGIMKAGDVSIEYLKDSNMLFIGGLLVAIAVEHWNLHKRIALRVLLLVGVHPSLLMMGFMIVSSFLSMWISNTATTAMMLPIAHAVLQQLKATETQAEERDLQSAIAVNLAFEMDTRESKEDVSDEKKLDQKLQQENGVGENEENLGFSQELRRKAMEAKYDLLTKGMSLSVCYSASIGGTATLTGTTPNLILKGQMDKLYPGNGDVINFASWFGFAFPNMVLMLVISWFWLQFMFLGFNLKKTFGCGVNSDRAKEAYAVMRAEYRKLGGMKFAEGAVLTIFVLLVILWFTREPGFIPGWATVLFNKEGPFVSDGTVAIFMSSLFFVIPSRLPTCGSYGHNEAGKVVKAPPTLLNWKVVHERMPWNIILLLGGGFALAAGSEESKLSEWLGNSLTPLQSIPPFAISILLSLLVATFTECSSNTATTTLFLPILGSMATAIQIHPLYVMLPCTIAASLAFMLPVATPPNAIAFSFGNLKVVDMVKTGFMLNIIGILCINLGINTWGYSMFNMGTFPQWANTTHSHP; this is encoded by the exons ATGTGGAGCTTTATAAAGTGGTTGTGGTATCACAGAAACTACCTAATCATCGTCATCACTCCTCTGGCTTTTCTCCCCCTGCCACTGGTCTTCCCTACttcg GAGGCGAGATGCGGCTATGTGATCATTCTCATGGCTCTTTTCTGGTGCACGGAGTGCATGCCTCTGGCTGTGACCGCCCTGCTTCCAGTCGTACTTTTCCCCATGATGGGCATCATGAAGGCTGGAGAT GTCAGCATCGAGTACCTGAAAGACTCAAACATGCTGTTCATCGGCGGCCTGTTGGTGGCCATCGCAGTGGAGCACTGGAACCTTCATAAACGCATCGCTCTCAGAGTTCTGCTGCTGGTTGGCGTTCATCCATCCCT GCTGATGATGGGATTCATGATCGTGTCATCCTTCCTGTCCATGTGGATCAGCAACACGGCCACCACGGCCATGATGCTGCCCATCGCTCACGCCGTCCTCCAGCAACTGAAAGCAACCGAGACTCAAGCAGAAGAACGAGACCTCCAGTCTGCAATAGCAGTAAACCTTGCTTTTGAGATGGACACGAGAGAAAGCAAGGAGGATGTGTCTGATGAAAAGAAGCTAGACCAAAAACTTCAGCAGGAAAATGGTGTCG GTGAGAATGAGGAGAATCTTGGGTTCTCACAGGAGCTCAGGAGGAAAGCTATGGAGGCCAAGTATGACCtcctaactaaagggatgagcctgagtgtgtgttacTCTGCTAGCATCGGAGGCACGGCCACACTCACCGGCACAACCCCTAACCTCATCCTGAAGGGTCAAATGGACAA GCTCTACCCAGGAAACGGCGATGTCATCAACTTTGCCAGCTGGTTCGGCTTTGCTTTTCCCAACATGGTGCTTATGCTGGTGATCTCCTGGTTCTGGCTCCAGTTCATGTTTCTTGGCTTCAA TCTGAAGAAGACCTTCGGCTGCGGCGTGAACAGTGATAGAGCGAAGGAGGCCTACGCTGTGATGAGAGCGGAGTACAGGAAGCTGGGCGGCATGAAGTTTGCTGAGGGAGCTGTTCTCACCATCTTTGTCCTGCTCGTGATACTTTGGTTCACCAGGGAGCCGGGCTTCATCCCCGGCTGGGCGACGGTGCTCTTCAACAAGGAGGGCCC GTTTGTTTCAGATGGAACTGTCGCCATCTTTATGTCAAGTCTTTTCTTCGTCATCCCCTCACGGCTGCCAACATGCGGCAGCTACGGACACAATGAGGCAG GAAAGGTGGTGAAGGCTCCTCCGACTCTTCTGAACTGGAAGGTCGTCCATGAGCGGATGCCCTGGAACATCATCCTGCTCCTGGGAGGAGGCTTCGCTCTGGCTGCTGGCAGTGAG GAGTCAAAGTTGTCCGAATGGCTGGGGaatagtttgacacccctgcagagTATTCCCCCATTTGCCATCTCGATTCTGCTCTCCCTGCTCGTCGCGACCTTCACAGAATGCTCCAGCAACACGGCCACCACCACGCTGTTCCTACCCATACTGGGTTCAATG GCCACAGCTATCCAGATACACCCTCTTTACGTGATGCTGCCTTGCACAATCGCTGCCTCTCTAGCGTTCATGCTGCCCGTGGCAACACCGCCCAACGCCATCGCCTTCTCCTTTGGAAACCTCAAAGTCGTAGACATG GTGAAAACCGGCTTCATGCTGAACATCATCGGGATCCTCTGCATTAATTTAGGCATCAACACCTGGGGATACAGCATGTTCAACATGGGCACATTCCCTCAGTGGGCCAACACAACACATAGTCATCCTTAA
- the vtnb gene encoding vitronectin b, whose amino-acid sequence MKPAVVLLGLVLLVDTTFGAEESCEGRCGSFDPQVKCQCDSMCVYYGSCCWDFSTICPKKISRGDTFEEVEDVMDVEPSSNTTLKPTVNTVAPTAPSPSAPPPSTTLGWTPPTDPDAASCSGRPFDAFLQLKNGSIYAFRGEFFFELDDKSVLPGYPKLIQDVWGISGPISAAFTRINCQGKSYIFKGKRYWRFDGDVLDEDYPRDISIGFEGIPDDVDAAFAVPAPSHRGKEKAYFFKGDKYYQYEFKNQPSHEQCIQMTRSSPSVLFTRYTDLFCDQTFEDIFTELFGGSSSSHSTGHRFISTDWYGIRGPVDATMVGKVYISTKPTASPPLARRRSKHRKRPNKRRGFHRRRYSRHVFDDLWPYSSWFDLSNEYSDLMEETAMQDQRNSPVQNVYFFIRDKYYRVALQTKQVDAADPPYPRSIAKYWLGCEHEETLNSSRAEK is encoded by the exons ATGAAGCCAGCAGTGGTTCTGCTGGGCCTtgtcctgctggtggacaccacttTTGGAGCAGAAG AATCCTGCGAGGGTCGCTGCGGCTCCTTTGACCCCCAGGTGAAATGCCAGTGTGATTCCATGTGTGTGTACTACGGAAGCTGCTGTTGGGACTTTTCCACCATCTGTCCCAAAAAAA TTTCTCGAGGAGACACGTTTGAGGAGGTGGAGGATGTGATGGACGTAGAGCCGAGTTCTAATACCACCCTCAAACCTACTGTCAACACTGTTGCACCGACGGCTCCTTCCCCTTCAGCACCACCACCTAGCACCACCCTTGGTTGGACTCCACCCACTGACCCAGATGCTGCCAGCTGCAGTGGTCGACCTTTTGATGCGTTTCTGCAGCTGAAGAACGGGTCCATCTATGCATTTAGAG GAGAATTTTTTTTCGAGTTAGATGACAAGTCTGTACTTCCCGGTTATCCTAAACTCATCCAGGATGTGTGGGGAATCTCCGGACCCATCAGTGCTGCGTTCACACGCATTAACTGCCAGGGAAAATCCTACATCTTTAAG GGTAAAAGGTACTGGAGGTTTGACGGTGATGTTTTGGATGAGGACTATCCGAGAGACATTTCCATCGGATTCGAGGGCATTCCGGATGACGTGGATGCAGCGTTTGCTGTACCAGCTCCAAGTCACAGAGGAAAGGAGAAAGCCTACTTTTTTAAAG GAGACAAATATTACCAGTACGAGTTCAAGAACCAGCCGTCTCATGAGCAGTGCATTCAGATGACCAGATCCTCCCCGTCGGTGCTGTTCACCAGATACACAGACCTGTTCTGTGACCAGACCTTTGAGGATATTTTTACAGAGCTCTTTGGGGGTTCAT CTAGCAGTCATTCTACTGGCCACCGATTCATCAGCACTGACTGGTATGGCATCAGAGGCCCTGTAGACGCCACCATGGTGGGAAAAGTTTACATCAGCACCAAACCAACAGCATCACCCCCACTTGCAAGGAGAAGGAGCAAGCACAGAAAGAGGCCTAATAAAAGGCGAGGCTTTCATCGGAGAAGGTATAGCCGCCACGTGTTTGATGACTTGTGGCCCTACAGTAGCTGGTTTGACCTTAGCAACGAGTACAGCGACCTGATGGAAGAAACTGCCATGCAGGACCAGAGAAACTCCCCGGTCCAAAACGTTTACTTTTTCATCAGAG ATAAGTACTACAGGGTGGCTTTGCAGACAAAGCAAGTGGATGCTGCTGATCCCCCTTACCCAAGATCCATTGCAAAATACTGGCTGGGGTGTGAACATGAGGAGACACTTAATTCTTCCAGGGCAGAGAAATGA
- the LOC129152451 gene encoding homeobox protein OTX-like, translating into MECGLDFTGCAGVVSEMTTYQRQHWPVHPYMMQDDDYAQHESSRAHHDGAFRTRSGTSRRRKRTTFTKAQLSHLEKVFSATQYPDIKMKERLASIIGLPESKIQVWFQNRRARQFKSKKPRLPAVSSSPLLTPTSHCRSPALSSPSGYPAPSLPQSSRLSSILDTQYTPVPPPASQDNYILTSDSFGVKENVHTPHRELDDWDCRELEAILGCARDAWLPEDKLRAPAALTKSGEIQNQLDHYVFSNSQDSLDHLSDVCLQDLLGDPMIELDICAGMNNYLFS; encoded by the exons ATGGAGTGTGGGTTGGATTTTACTGGATGTGCTGGTGTTGTTTCCGAGATGACCACCTACCAAAGACAGCACTGGCCTGTGCATCCATACATGATGCAGGACGATGATTACGCACAGCATGAGTCCAGCAGAG CGCACCATGATGGTGCCTTCAGGACCCGCTCGGGCACGTCGCGCCGCCGGAAGCGCACCACCTTCACCAAGGCGCAGCTGAGCCACCTGGAGAAGGTCTTCTCTGCTACACAGTACCCCGATATAAAAATGAAGGAGCGTCTCGCTTCCATAATTGGTCTACCGGAGTCTAAAATTCAG GTTTGGTTTCAAAATCGACGAGCCCGCCAGTTCAAGAGCAAGAAACCAAGACTTCCTGCAGTTAGCTCCAGTCCGCTCCTCACTCCGACTTCCCACTGCAGATCTCCTGCACTTTCTTCTCCTTCAGGATACCCTGCTCCAAGTCTACCTCAGTCCTCCAGACTCTCATCCATCCTGGACACCCAGTACACGCCTGTGCCCCCGCCTGCGTCCCAAGATAATTACATCCTAACCTCAGACTCTTTCGGTGTTAAGGAAAACGTGCACACACCGCACAGGGAGCTCGATGACTGGGATTGCAGGGAGCTGGAGGCTATCCTGGGATGCGCCCGTGATGCGTGGCTCCCCGAGGACAAACTCAGGGCTCCTGCAGCTCTCACGAAGTCCGGAGAGATCCAGAATCAGCTCGACCACTACGTCTTCAGCAACAGCCAGGACTCTCTGGATCATCTGTCAGATGTGTGCCTCCAGGATTTACTAGGCGACCCCATGATAGAGTTGGACATTTGTGCTGGAATGAATAATTACCTTTTCAGCTAA
- the aldh3a2b gene encoding aldehyde dehydrogenase family 3 member A2b, with product MSREQQLVAQARKAFESGRSRPLEYRIYQLKNLKRLFTERQKEIADAINKDLNRSEVGTQMFETLGLEGEINLIIRKLKEWAAPRPVEKNLMTLSDTVYIQPEPLGVVLIIGAWNYPWAVTIQPLIGAIAAGNAAVVKPSEVCVHTAKVMENLLPLYIDKELYPVVTGGVPETQELLRQRFDHIFYTGNSTVGKIIMEAAAKHLTPVTLELGGKSPCYIDKTCDLSIACRRIAWGKYTNCGQTCIAPDYILCEPSIQDRVIEEVKKSIKGFYTADPKTCPDYGRIINQRHFKRILTLLEDSTVAAGGENDESGCYIAPTVLRDVKPEAKVMQEEIFGPLLPILPISGLDEAIKFINKGEKPLALYVFSSDEKVINRMRDETSSGGFLANDCLVHFSISSLPFGGVGNSGMGCYHGKFSFDQLSHLRGCLVKKLKMEGVNNMRYPPHTPKKLGWARFFILKTADLGWVGRMMLLAVLAAVAAVVLQKYLR from the exons ATGTCTCGGGAGCAGCAGCTCGTGGCTCAAGCCAGGAAAGCCTTTGAGTCTGGCAGGTCCAGACCTCTGGAGTACCGGATCTACCAACTAAAGAACCTGAAGCGTTTATTCACAGAAAGGCAGAAGGAGATTGCAGATGCTATCAATAAAGACCTAAACAGG AGCGAAGTGGGAACTCAGATGTTTGAGACTCTGGGTCTGGAGGGAGAGATTAACCTGATCATCAGGAAGCTGAAGGAATGGGCGGCGCCGCGGCCCGTCGAGAAGAACCTGATGACGCTCTCGGACACCGTCTACATCCAGCCAGAGCCTCTGGGGGTGGTGCTGATCATCGGGGCCTGGAACTACCCCTGGGCCGTCACCATCCAGCCGCTCATCGGAGCCATCGCAGCCG GTAACGCGGCCGTGGTGAAGCCCTCGGAGGTCTGCGTTCACACGGCCAAGGTCATGGAAAACCTGCTGCCGCTTTACATCGACAAA GAGCTCTACCCCGTCGTGACCGGAGGAGTCCCAGAGACTCAGGAGCTGCTGCGACAGAGATTCGATCACATCTTCTACACCGGCAACAGCACGGTGGGCAAAATCATCATGGAGGCTGCAGCCAAACACCTGACGCCCGTCACTCTGGAGCTGGGCGGCAAAAGCCCCTGCTACATCGACAAGACTTGTGATTTAAGCATAGCCTGCAG ACGCATCGCCTGGGGAAAATACACCAACTGTGGCCAGACCTGCATCGCCCCAGACTACATCCTCTGTGAGCCCAGCATTCAGGACCGGGTCATCGAGGAGGTCAAGAAGTCCATTAAG GGGTTCTACACGGCGGACCCAAAGACGTGTCCTGACTATGGACGCATCATCAACCAGCGGCATTTCAAGCGGATCCTGACCCTCCTTGAGGACAGCACGGTAGCTGCAGGAGGAGAAAACGACGAGTCCGGCTGCTACATCG CGCCGACGGTCCTGCGGGATGTGAAGCCTGAGGCGAAGGTGATGCAGGAGGAGATATTTGGACCTCTGCTCCCCATCCTGCCCATCAGCGGCCTGGATGAAGCCATCAAGTTCATCAACAAAGGAGAGAAACCTTTGGCTTTGTACGTcttctcctcagatgagaag GTGATAAACAGAATGAGAGACGAGACCTCCAGTGGAGGATTTCTGGCCAACGACTGTCTTGTTCACTTTTCTATCAGCTCTCTGCCTTTCGGAGGAGTCG GAAACAGCGGTATGGGCTGCTACCACGGCAAGTTCAGCTTCGACCAGCTGAGCCACCTGCGTGGCTGTCTCGTCAAAAAGCTGAAGATGGAGGGGGTGAACAACATGCGCTATCCTCCTCACACACCCAAGAAGCTGGGCTGGGCTCGCTTCTTCATCCTGAAGACCGCCGATTTGGGCTGGGTGGGTCGGATGATGCTTCTGGCTGTTCTGGCGGCGGTGGCTGCTGTCGTGCTACAG AAATACCTCCGGTGA
- the ca4c gene encoding carbonic anhydrase IV c, with the protein MGSSLYLLALSILLSFCTAEWCYRKQNRDDSCKDPSRWAVQFPRCGGLRQSPINIITQKVQVERSLPLFDFFGHTETVNITVKNKGHSAHFILPQSVSLAGGGLSGHYRAAQFHFHWGGSGRPGSEHTIDGERFPMELHIVHIKEPYDSLAEAEHDTAGIALLAFLFEETADDHPHLDTIIAALGRVPNNGSSTVILDFRLRDIIPAARDLHSYYRYVGSMTTPGCEQAVAWTVFHTMLSISSQQLSAIVEQCRFWTGQPMRDLYRPTQPLDGRVVYSSKSATAQKRANHVWLGALSVLLMAMQCS; encoded by the exons ATGGGCTCCTCTCTCTACCTCCTGGCTTTGAGTATTCTGCTTTCTTTCTGCACAG CTGAGTGGTGTTACCGGAAGCAGAACCGTGATGACTCGTGTAAAG acCCAAGCCGCTGGGCAGTACAGTTCCCCAGATGTGGAGGGTTACGCCAGTCCCCCATTAACATCATCACACAGAAAGTGCAGGTCGAAAGATCGCTGCCTCTCTTCGACTTCTTTGGACACACAGAGACCGTCAACATCACTGTGAAAAATAAAGGACATTCTG CTCACTTCATCCTGCCGCAGTCGGTGTCTCTGGCTGGAGGAGGTCTGTCGGGTCACTACAGAGCTGCACAGTTTCACTTCCACTGGGGGGGGAGTGGCAGACCAGGATCAGAGCACACCATCGATGGAGAGAGGTTTCCTATGGAG CTGCACATTGTCCACATCAAGGAGCCGTACGACTCTCTGGCAGAAGCAGAACATGATACAGCTGGCATCGCTCTGCTCGCCTTCCTGTTTGAG GAAACGGCAGATGATCATCCTCATTTGGACACAATAATAGCTGCTCTGGGCCGAGTGCCAAACAATG gcagcagcACGGTGATCCTCGACTTCAGGCTCAGGGACATCATCCCAGCAGCTAGAGACCTTCACAGTTACTACCGCTACGTGGGCTCCATGACAACTCCAGGATGTGAGCAGGCTGTTGCCTGGACCGTGTTTCACACGATGCTGTCCATCAGTAGTCAACAG CTCAGTGCAATAGTTGAACAGTGTCGATTTTGGACAGGACAGCCCATGAGGGACCTCTACAGACCTACTCAGCCTCTGGATGGCAGAGTTGTGTACAGCTCAAAGTCCGCCACAGCTCAGAAGAGGGCCAATCACGTGTGGCTCGGTGCTCTCTCAGTGCTGCTCATGGCCATGCAATGCAGTTAA
- the asl gene encoding argininosuccinate lyase, producing the protein MAGAEGAKLWGGRFAGDTDPIMKKFNASIPFDQRMWDADIRGSKAYAKALEKAQLVSTKEMEQILTGMDQIFEEWSTGVFLIKPEDEDIHTANERRLKELIRAPAGKLHTGRSRNDQVVTDMRLWLRDAIKTLTDNSLQLISTMVERAAVEIDVLFPGYTHMQRAQPIRWSHWILSHAVALSRDVERLLEIKKRVNVLPLGSGAIAGTPFDIDRELLRKELGFDGISLNSMDATGQRDFIVEFLFWASLCLIHLSKMAEDLMLYSTKEFSFISLSDAYSTGSSLMPQKKNADSLELIRSKAGRVFGKCSGFMMTLKGLPSTYNKDLQEDKEAMFDCFDTVQAVLQVTTGVMSTLKINQSVMEAALSPDMLATDLAYYLVRKGVPFREAHGVSGKAVFAAESQHISLNQLTVEDLTAVSPLFGGDVSSVWDYRSSVEQYRAPGGTAKSSVAAQVEHLRIWLTKQTQ; encoded by the exons ATGGCCGGCGCAGAG GGGGCTAAACTCTGGGGAGGTCGTTTTGCCGGAGACACAGATCCGATCATGAAGAAGTTCAACGCCTCCATCCCTTTTGACCAGAGAATGTGGGATGCTGACATCCGAGGGAGCAAAGCCTACGCGAAAGCTCTGGAAAAGGCTCAGCTGGTCAGCACAAAGGAAATGGAGCAAATCCTGACTGGCATGGATCAG ATTTTCGAGGAGTGGTCTACAGGAGTTTTTTTGATCAAACCGGAAGATGAGGACATTCACACTGCCAATGAACGCAGACTTAAA GAGCTGATTAGAGCTCCTGCAGGGAAGCTGCACACGGGCAGGAGCAGGAACGATCAG GTGGTGACTGACATGAGGTTGTGGCTACGAGATGCGATCAAAACCCTCACAGACAACTCCCTGCAGCTCATATCTACCATGGTGGAGCGGGCGGCAGT AGAGATTGACGTCCTTTTTCCTGGTTACACTCACATGCAGAGGGCTCAGCCAATCAGATGGAGCCACTGGATTCTGAG TCATGCTGTTGCATTAAGCAGAGATGTGGAGCGGCTTTTGGAGATCAAGAAGCGAGTGAACGTCTTGCCTCTGGGCAG CGGAGCCATCGCGGGAACCCCCTTCGACATCGATAGGGAGCTTTTACGcaaag AGTTAGGATTTGATGGCATCAGCCTGAACAGCATGGACGCCACAGGCCAAAGAGACTTTATTG tgGAGTTTTTGTTCTGGGCTTCTTTGTGTTTGATCCACCTCAGTAAGATGGCCGAGGACCTCATGCTGTACAGCACCAAGGAGTTCTCCTTCATTTCTCTCTCTGATGCCTACAG CACAGGCAGCAGTTTGATGCCTCAGAAGAAGAACGCTGACAGCCTGGAGCTGATCAGGAGTAAAGCAGGTCGTGTCTTTGGCAAA tgTTCGGGGTTCATGATGACACTCAAAGGCCTGCCCAGCACTTATAACAAGGACCTGCAG GAGGATAAGGAGGCCATGTTTGACTGTTTCGATACTGTCCAGGCTGTGCTGCAGGTGACAACTGGAGTCATGTCCACTCTTAAG ATCAACCAGAGCGTGATGGAAGCTGCCCTGAGTCCCGACATGTTGGCCACTGATCTGGCCTACTACCTTGTGAGGAAGGGG GTTCCCTTTAGAGAGGCTCATGGAGTCTCTGGTAAAGCTGTGTTTGCAGCTGAATCTCAACACATCAGCCTGAATCAGCTCACTGTGGAGGACCTGACTGCTGTTAG CCCTCTGTTTGGAGGCGACGTTTCCTCAGTGTGGGACTACAGGAGCAGCGTGGAGCAGTACAGAGCCCCCGGAGGTACAGCCAAGAGTAGCGTCGCTGCGCAGGTGGAACACCTGAGGATCTGGCTGACAAAGCAAACACAGTGA